CGCGGCGTTGCGGCGGTCGGCTCCCCCATCCACTCGGTTCGCATAGTGCAGTTCGACCACGACCAGAACGCCCCTTTCCTGAGCGAGGTCATTACCGATCGTGGCCGCCTGCCACTCGCTCCGTTCCTTGCCGCGAGCGACATCGTGGTCAACTGCACGCTGCAGGATCCCAACTCGCCGCTGACATACCTGCGGACCGAGGACCTGGATGCGTTCCAGCCGGGCAGTTTGATTGTTGACGTCTCCTGCGACGAAGGTATGGGCTTCAGTTGGGCGCGGACCACGACGTTCGCCGAGCCGATGTTCACGGTGGGCGACCACATCAACTACTACGCCGTGGACCACAGCCCGTCCTACTTGTGGAACTCGTCCAGCTGGGAGATCAGCGAAGCGCTCCTGCCGTTCCTCGGGACGGTCATTTCGGGCCCCGAGGCCTGGGAGGCCAGCGAAACGATCTCCCGGGCCATCGAGATCCGGGACGGTGTCATCCGCAACCCGGATGTGCTGCAGTTCCAAGGACGCTCAGCGGACTATCCGCACCTTGCGGCGTAATCGCCTCGCAGCCTCACTGCGGCTGAGCCCGGCGCCGTGTGGGTGCCCGGCTCAGCCGCGTTCGGCCGTTATTCCGCTACGCCGACTGCGGGACGATCCGCACCATCCGGCGTCGATCCCTGACGTTCACCTTGAGCCGCAACTCAGACTTCCGGGCGAGCACGACGGCGACTGTCGCCGCCGCGAGCGCCGGCACCCCACCGGACACCAAGAGAGCTGCCTGCGGGTTCAGGTGCTCGGCAAGCCAACCCATCATGGGTCCGCCGATGGCTTGGCCACCGATGAGCACCATGATGTAGAGGCTCATGACGCGACCGCGGATGCTCATGTTGGCGCTCACCTGGACCAGCTGGTTGGCGGCGGTCAGGAACATGAGGCACCAGAATCCGGAGAGAACCATGGCGGCGGAGAGCCACACCATGGACGGTGCCAACGCCGCCAGGCACAGCATCAACCCGTACATCCCGGCGCACAGCACCACCGAGCGCAGGCGCAATTGGCGGCGGCGGGCCGAAGTGATTGCTCCGGCCAGCGCGCCAAGGGCAACCATGGCGTTGAGCAAGCCGTAGCCGCCGGCACCCGCATGGTAGATGTGGTCCGCGAAGGCGGCGAGGAGCACAGGCAGGCTCATCGCGAAGACCGCGACAAAGCCGGCCATGAGCCACGGCCAGTAGATGGTGGGCTTGCTGAGGGCGTATCGCAGGCCTTCCTGCAACATTCCCTTGCGTTTTGGCACGGGCGTGCTGACATAAAGTTCGTTCTTGCGCAGCATGAGGAGCATGGTCACCGTGGAGCAGCAGGCCACCGCGTTCGCCGCGAAAGCCCAGCCCGCGCCGACCGCGGTCAGCAGCACGCCGGCCAGTGCGGGACCAATGAGGCCGCCCAACTGGAACGTGGTGGAGTTGACGCTGATGGCGTTGCGCAGGTATTTCGGGCCCACGAGTTCGTTGACGAAGACCTGCCGGGCGGGCTGGTCGAGAACCGTCACAAGGCCCAGGACAAACGCGATCACGTAGACGTGCCACACCTCGATGTGGTGGCTCAACGCCAACACGGCAAGGATGGCGGCCAGGGAGGCAGCCACGCTTTGGCACAGGATGAGGATGCGTCGCTTGGGGAAGCGGTCCGCCATCATGCCGCCCCACGGGCCCAGGAACAGCGACGGCATGAACTGCAATGCCACGGTTATTCCGACGGCGGTGACGGATCCGGAGAGCTGGAGTACCAACCAGTCCTGGGCAATCCTCTGCATCCAGAGAGCGATGACTGCTACGAAGTGGCCCATCGCGAAAATCCGGAAGTTTGGTACTTTGAGGGAAATGAAGGTGTGCCGCCAGGGCAACCGTTCGCTGACGACGGCGATTGGCTGGGTGACCGTATCCGGTTCGGCAGCATGTGAAAATCGGCTGCTTGCGGCGAGTGAATCGATGATGGGTTGGCTGACGTTTGCCGCTGAGGGCGGTGGGGGTGCCAAAAGTAGTCCTTGGATAGGCGTTTCGCTGGGATGCCTTTAACGCTAGGGTTGGCCGCGGTGATTATGGAAGTGAATTGGCCGTATAACTAGCATTGCGAAGTGCAATACACCGGCGTGAGCGGCGGTGTACGTAGCTATTCAAGGAGTCCCGTGTTCGAACCCGTGCAGCTGCGGTCCTTCCTGGCCGTGGCAGAGACTTTGAGTTTCACGAAGGCAGCCGAGCGCCTCGGCTTGGCACAGCCCACGGTCAGCCAGCACGTGAGAAAGCTGGAGACGGCGGCCAAACGGGCGCTTGTAGCCCGCGACACGCGGGATGTCCGGCTCACGGACAACGGCGACGCCATGGCCGGCTTTGCCCGCAATATCCTCTCCGCGCACGATTCCGCGGCGAGGTACTTTTCCGGCTCCGCGATGCGCGGTCGCCTCCGGTTCGGAACAGCGGACGATCTCGCCATCACAGGTTTGCCTCGGATCCTGCGCGAGTTCCGGCAGCTGTACCCCCAGATCAACCTGGAACTCACCGTCAGCCAGAGTGACCAGCTCTACAAACGCGTCAATGCGGGGCAGTTGGATCTCGTATTCGTGAAGTGGGTGGGCGAGGCGAAGGACGGCACGGTCGTCCGGCACGACAAGTTTGCCTGGGTGGGCGTCGAGCAGACCGTGCTGGACCCCGCCAGCCCTGTGCCGCTGATCTGCTATCCGGCTCCGAGCGTCAGCCGGAAACTTGCCATCGACGCGCTGGAGGCCATGGGCCGGACGTGGCGGGTCACCTGCTCGACCAAGCAGATCGCGGGCGTCTTGGCGGCGGTGCGCGCAGGCATAGGCGTCGCAGTCATGCCGTCGTCGCTGGTTCCCGAGGACCTCACGGTGATCACCAAACGCTTCGACCTCCCGCCCGTGGGTGACGTCGACTTCACCTTGATCCGCAACCCTTTGGCGAACGCCGAGGTAGTCGATGCGCTGACACAGGCGATCATCGGCAGAACCCTCAACAAGCAGGCGTAGCCAGCTCCCGTGCAGAAAGGAGGACGGTCTGGACGATCGTCTTCCGGCGCCGCTCCGCCCTGCTTGACCCCTTGCTGCCGGCCATGAGGCCATCCAGCTCGGGCAGTACCGGCCAGGCGTCACACAACGCAATGATGGTGAGCATCAGATCGGCCGCATCTTCCCTGGACGTCCCCGGCATGGCCCGAATGACGCCGTCAACCTTGTTTCTGCAGTTCGCGGCCCGGTCCGGACGGTTCACCACATATTCGCCCCGCTCCAAACCCTCCCAAAACAGCAGTCTCGGAAGGGTGGCATCTTGGTGGTGATGGTCGAACAGGCGTCCGGCGTAATCGGCCAAGGCTTCGGGACCAGCGCCCTCGATGCGGACTTCGTCCACCACCTTGCTGAGCTGGGATGCGATCACGGCGTCGAAGAGAAGATCTTTCTTGCCGAAGTACTGGTAGATGCGTTCCTTGTTGACTCCGGCCGCAGCGGCGATGCGGTCCACCCTGGCGCCGGCTAGTCCGAATTGGCAGAACTCGGCAGTCGCTGCCTCAAGGAGGAGTCGCTTGGTCCGCTCGGTATCCCATGCCATGTGTCCACCTTAACAGATTCCAACCAAGTAGTTGCAGTTTTCGATGGTGGGGTCTAGTCTGAACTCACGCCGAAAGCAACCAAATAGTTGGAGAATGTCATGAGCACCCAAATCCCCGTTTCCGCACCCGCGGACAGCGCCGCGGTTGCGCCGGTTCCCGCGCCCGCTCCGCACCTGCCTTCCGTGCACACGCCCTCCGTGCACACGCCTTCAATACACATGCCTTCCGTGCACATGCGTGCGGTCATCACGTGGCTGGCCATCTTCCCCCTCGTCGCGATCGGCATGACGATCCTCGCTCCGCTCACGGAGTCATGGCACCCGGCACTGCGCGCCCTCGTCCTGACGCTCGCCGTGGTTCCTACCGCCGTCTACCTGGTTGTCCCAAAACTGCTCGCCGGCTACGGTTCCCTGAAGAGGCGGCAGGCCCGGAAGGCCACCGCCAAGGCCTAGCCTGTGTCAGGCATCACCCGGCGATCGGGTGGCCACGCGCTAAACTTGTCACGTTATGAACCGCACAATGTTTAAGTCCAAGATCCACCGTGCCACGGTGACCCATGCCGACCTGCACTATGTAGGTTCAGTGACGGTCGACCTGGATCTGCTGGATGCTGCGGATATTCTCCCCGGCGAACTCGTCTCCATTGTTGACGTGACCAACGGCGCGCGCCTGGAAACTTACACCATTGCCGGCGAACGCGGCTCCGGCGTCATTGGCATCAACGGGGCCGCTGCGCACCTGGTGCACGTGGGCGACGTCGTCATTCTCATCACCTACGCGGAGATGACCACGGAAGAGGCCAGGGCCTACCAGCCGAAGGTTGTCCATGTGGACAGGGCCAACAAAATCGTCCAGCTCGGCAGTGATCCGGCCGAAGGCATCACTCCCGGCATTATGCGCCCGCCGCACGCACTCAACAACGCAGACCTGAACTAGCTTCCCCTCTTCCGCTGCCCCAGGGCACCGCTCCTTCGCGGTCCACATGGCGGAACATGCCGCCGTCGGGCCTTACAGCCGAATAAAGCTGATTTAGGCTGGGACTGTGAACCCACGCCGCTCCGCGCCCGTCCCCCTCCGGATGCCGTAGTGCTGGGCGTACTTTCCGGGTTCTTCGTGGTGTGGGCCATCATTCTGGTGGGCATGTTCGTCGGCAAGCGCGGGATCCTGGGAGACAACGCACGTTCGGTCCTCAGCGGCCTGACTTTCTTCGTCGCGAGCCCTGCGCTTCTCTTTGAAACCCTGGGCAAGGCCCATCTCCGCGACATCTTCGCCGCTCCGCTCCTGGTCACGGCGGTCGGCGCCGTCGTCACTGGCAGCTTGTTCTTCGTCATCGTGAAGTTCTGGCTCAAACGCTCCCTGCCCGAATCGCTCATGTCCTCCATGAGCGCTTCCTTGGCCAACTCTGCGAACCTCGGCATCCCCATCGCCGTGTTCGTCCTCGGCGACGCAAGCTATGTGGCTCCACTGTTGATCTTCCAGCTCGCATTCTTCACTCCCATGTACTTGATGGCGCTCGACGCGAGCACCAGCGCCCACCGCACCACTCCCCTGCGCTTCGTCCTGATGATCGTGCGGAATCCGATGATCGTGGGATCGGCCCTCGGCTTGGTGGTGGCTGGAACGGGCTGGCAAGTGCCCTCGCTCATCATGGACCCGATCCACTTGATCGGGGGTGCCGCCATTCCGGCGATGCTGATGGCCTTCGGGATGAGCCTGAATGGCTCCCGGCCCCTGCAAAAGGACACAGGCCGCCGGACGGACGCGCTCCTGGCCAGCGGCTTCAAGTTGTTTGTCCACCCCACGATGGCGTACTTGTTCGCCCGCTTCGCCCTGGGCCTGGAGGCGCATGCCTTGTTCGCCGTGGTGGTCACGGCGGCCCTGCCCACTGCGCAGAATGTGTTCGTGGCCGCGAGCCGCTACAACACGGGAATCACCGTGGCCAAGGATACGGTCCTGATCACCACGGTGGTGGCCGTCCCGGCAATGATCGCCGTGGCCCTACTGCTCACCTAGCCCAACTGACTCGCATTTGTTGTCGTTTTGGGCGCCGAAAACGACATTAAATGCGAGTCAGTTGGGTCGGCGCCTACTCTTCCTCTACCGAGTCGAGGTACCTGTCCAGGAGCTGCGCGCAGCGGATGAAACCCAGGTGCGAATACGCCTGCGGGTGGTTGCCCAGGTGGGTCTCCGTGCCGGGGTCGAACTCCTCGGGAAGCAGCCCGGTCGGCCCGAAGAGCGCCACGAGCTGGTTGAACAACTCCAGCGCATCGTCCAGCCGGCCCACGGCCAGGTACGCCTCGATCAGCCAGGTGGTGCAGATGTGGAACCCGCCCTCCAGGCCCGGCAGGCCGTCGTCGTACCTGTACCGGAACACGGTGGGACCCACCCGGAGCTCCCGCTCGACGGCGGTGACGGTGTCCAGGAAGCGCTGGTCGCGGACGTCCAGCAGGCCCGAGAGCCCGATATGCAACACAGCCGCGTCGAGGTCCGGGCTGTCGTAGGCCACGGTGTAGGAGTTCGCGGAATCATCCCAGCCCTCGCGGAGGACTTCCGCGCGGATGGTGTTGGCCGTTTCCTCCCACTCGGCCCCGATGGGGCGCCGGAACCGGACCGCCGTCTGCATGGCCCGGTCCAGGGTGACCCAGCACATCACCTTGGTGTAGATGTGGTGCCGTGGCGCCCGCCGGGCTTCCCAAATGCCATGGTCCGCTTCGTGCCAGCGGGCCAAGACGGCCGAGGCCATCTGCTCCATGAGTCTCCAGTGCTCGTCCGGCAAGGTGCCGCGGCGCTTGCTGAGGGTCTGGATGAGCTCGGCGATCGGTCCGAAGACGTCCAGCTGCACTTGGTGGTCGGCGGCGTTTCCGATCCGTACGGGCCGCGAGCCGGCGTAACCGGGCAGGCTCTCGATAATGGCCTCCGTAGACAGCGGGGAGCCAGTCACGGAGTACAGGGGATGCAGCCATTCCGGACCCGGAGCGTTCTCGAGGATGCGGCCCAGCCAGCGGAGGAACCCGTCTGCCTCCTCGGTGGAACCCAGGTCCACGAGCGCATTGACCGTCATGGAGCCGTCACGGAGCCAGCAGTAGCGGTAATCCCAATTGCGGGTGCCGCCGATCCCTTCCGGCAGCGACGTGGTTGGAGCCGCGAGGACGGCGCCCGTCGGCTCGTGCACGAGCGCTTTCAGGACAAGTGCCGAGCGCCGCACCAGCGATGGTTTCATGTCGGGTAGTTCCAGCCCACGGACCCACTGCCGGGATTGGTGCGCGACGGCGGCCCGCCGGGCGAGCTCTCCGGCGGGGTCCGGCGTCGTCGGCTCAGTGTCTCCGCACCTCAGGTTCATGACGACGGGACCGTACGCGAGGCTGACTTCCGCGGTTGCGGTGCCGTGCTTGCCATCGCTCGTGACCGTGAACGAGACCCCGGGAGCGAAGAGGATGATGGGATCCGAGGTACCCACGACGTGCAGCTCTTCGCCGCGGACTTCCATATTGAACGGGGCGTTGGCATAGTCAGGCCGCGGTGCGAAAACAATCCGCGCGCTGCCGGTTCCGGACAGGACCCGGACCAGGCTGGTGATGCCGTCCGGTGCAGGCTCAAGATAGTCGGTGACCGTGACGTCCGCCCACCGGGTCTCCACGATCATGGTGTTGTCGACATAGCGCTGGCCCAGCACCTTCGACGTCTTGACCGGTTCCACGCTGAAGTGGCCGGCCGGGTCGCCACCAAGGATGTGCGCAAACAAGGAGCCGGAATCCGGGAGGGGATGGCTCATCCAGCAGATCTTGGCTTCGGGGGTGAGCAACGCCGTCGACGTCCCGTTGCCGATCATCGAATGCCGCTCCAGCCCCACCGCGTCCTCGCCGAAAAGCCACGCACGGCGCAGTTCGAACAGGATGGCGAGCACTTTGGCGAACGATTCCGGGTCCGGCAAGCGGTGGCGCGCCGTGGATTCTCCATCTCCAATGTGCAGGCCAAGATCCGGGCCCCGCAAGGTTGCTATCGCGAGCTCATCGCTTTCCGCGTCGCCGGCAAACAGGGCCGCGCTGGCCCCCAACTGTGTACGCAGATGCTCCAGCGCGGCGTCTTTGGAGGGCTCCACGATGGACAGGTCCAGGACGGATCCGTCCACAATGAAAAACAGGCCCAATTCACGGGCGATCTCGTGCGCCTCGCGCGTCACCCGTGCCACGACGGCAGGCGTGGCCGGCCTGGTGTGGATGGCTACCGCCACGGGCTTGCGCTCGATGCTGACGCCCTTTTCGAAACCGATGGATTCGTTCAGGGCGGTCGCTGCCTGCTGAAGTACGGCTTCCGTTGCCATCGAGATGCTGTACGCGTAGGTCATGTCGAACTCGGCGCCGTGCGAACCTACGAGGTGGACTTCCGCCGGCAGCCGGGACACCGCGGCAAGGTCCCGCAGCGACCTGCCTGAGATGACGGCCGTATGTGTGTTCGGCAGCGCCGCCAGTGCCCGGAGCGCGACGGCTGCACTCCCCAAGGGGAGCGTCTCAGTGGATACGCCTTCGGCAGCGCAGAGGGTTCCACCGTAGTTGCAGGCCACCAGGAGCCCTGGAGTGCGGGCCAGCATCCTCAATTCCCCGAGCAGCTCCGGAGTGATTCCATCGTGGGCGGCCTCGGATTGGACTGCCGTCCGCAGGAGGCCCAACGGAAGCGATTTTGTCAGCAGCGCCGAATCGGCCACGGACAAATTGAGCGGAGTAGCCA
This genomic interval from Arthrobacter sp. FW306-2-2C-D06B contains the following:
- the panD gene encoding aspartate 1-decarboxylase encodes the protein MNRTMFKSKIHRATVTHADLHYVGSVTVDLDLLDAADILPGELVSIVDVTNGARLETYTIAGERGSGVIGINGAAAHLVHVGDVVILITYAEMTTEEARAYQPKVVHVDRANKIVQLGSDPAEGITPGIMRPPHALNNADLN
- a CDS encoding MFS transporter, with protein sequence MAPPPPSAANVSQPIIDSLAASSRFSHAAEPDTVTQPIAVVSERLPWRHTFISLKVPNFRIFAMGHFVAVIALWMQRIAQDWLVLQLSGSVTAVGITVALQFMPSLFLGPWGGMMADRFPKRRILILCQSVAASLAAILAVLALSHHIEVWHVYVIAFVLGLVTVLDQPARQVFVNELVGPKYLRNAISVNSTTFQLGGLIGPALAGVLLTAVGAGWAFAANAVACCSTVTMLLMLRKNELYVSTPVPKRKGMLQEGLRYALSKPTIYWPWLMAGFVAVFAMSLPVLLAAFADHIYHAGAGGYGLLNAMVALGALAGAITSARRRQLRLRSVVLCAGMYGLMLCLAALAPSMVWLSAAMVLSGFWCLMFLTAANQLVQVSANMSIRGRVMSLYIMVLIGGQAIGGPMMGWLAEHLNPQAALLVSGGVPALAAATVAVVLARKSELRLKVNVRDRRRMVRIVPQSA
- a CDS encoding AEC family transporter, which produces MLGVLSGFFVVWAIILVGMFVGKRGILGDNARSVLSGLTFFVASPALLFETLGKAHLRDIFAAPLLVTAVGAVVTGSLFFVIVKFWLKRSLPESLMSSMSASLANSANLGIPIAVFVLGDASYVAPLLIFQLAFFTPMYLMALDASTSAHRTTPLRFVLMIVRNPMIVGSALGLVVAGTGWQVPSLIMDPIHLIGGAAIPAMLMAFGMSLNGSRPLQKDTGRRTDALLASGFKLFVHPTMAYLFARFALGLEAHALFAVVVTAALPTAQNVFVAASRYNTGITVAKDTVLITTVVAVPAMIAVALLLT
- a CDS encoding trehalase-like domain-containing protein: MATPLNLSVADSALLTKSLPLGLLRTAVQSEAAHDGITPELLGELRMLARTPGLLVACNYGGTLCAAEGVSTETLPLGSAAVALRALAALPNTHTAVISGRSLRDLAAVSRLPAEVHLVGSHGAEFDMTYAYSISMATEAVLQQAATALNESIGFEKGVSIERKPVAVAIHTRPATPAVVARVTREAHEIARELGLFFIVDGSVLDLSIVEPSKDAALEHLRTQLGASAALFAGDAESDELAIATLRGPDLGLHIGDGESTARHRLPDPESFAKVLAILFELRRAWLFGEDAVGLERHSMIGNGTSTALLTPEAKICWMSHPLPDSGSLFAHILGGDPAGHFSVEPVKTSKVLGQRYVDNTMIVETRWADVTVTDYLEPAPDGITSLVRVLSGTGSARIVFAPRPDYANAPFNMEVRGEELHVVGTSDPIILFAPGVSFTVTSDGKHGTATAEVSLAYGPVVMNLRCGDTEPTTPDPAGELARRAAVAHQSRQWVRGLELPDMKPSLVRRSALVLKALVHEPTGAVLAAPTTSLPEGIGGTRNWDYRYCWLRDGSMTVNALVDLGSTEEADGFLRWLGRILENAPGPEWLHPLYSVTGSPLSTEAIIESLPGYAGSRPVRIGNAADHQVQLDVFGPIAELIQTLSKRRGTLPDEHWRLMEQMASAVLARWHEADHGIWEARRAPRHHIYTKVMCWVTLDRAMQTAVRFRRPIGAEWEETANTIRAEVLREGWDDSANSYTVAYDSPDLDAAVLHIGLSGLLDVRDQRFLDTVTAVERELRVGPTVFRYRYDDGLPGLEGGFHICTTWLIEAYLAVGRLDDALELFNQLVALFGPTGLLPEEFDPGTETHLGNHPQAYSHLGFIRCAQLLDRYLDSVEEE
- a CDS encoding TetR/AcrR family transcriptional regulator, translating into MAWDTERTKRLLLEAATAEFCQFGLAGARVDRIAAAAGVNKERIYQYFGKKDLLFDAVIASQLSKVVDEVRIEGAGPEALADYAGRLFDHHHQDATLPRLLFWEGLERGEYVVNRPDRAANCRNKVDGVIRAMPGTSREDAADLMLTIIALCDAWPVLPELDGLMAGSKGSSRAERRRKTIVQTVLLSARELATPAC
- a CDS encoding LysR substrate-binding domain-containing protein, whose amino-acid sequence is MFEPVQLRSFLAVAETLSFTKAAERLGLAQPTVSQHVRKLETAAKRALVARDTRDVRLTDNGDAMAGFARNILSAHDSAARYFSGSAMRGRLRFGTADDLAITGLPRILREFRQLYPQINLELTVSQSDQLYKRVNAGQLDLVFVKWVGEAKDGTVVRHDKFAWVGVEQTVLDPASPVPLICYPAPSVSRKLAIDALEAMGRTWRVTCSTKQIAGVLAAVRAGIGVAVMPSSLVPEDLTVITKRFDLPPVGDVDFTLIRNPLANAEVVDALTQAIIGRTLNKQA